GCATTTATTTTGGCAGAGCATGGAACTGCATTGGCAGCTGCTGACGTTCATCGTGGGCCTCCAGTTGTTGCATTCCGCCGGATTCATCATTCAGTCGGAAGTGCGCAAGTGCACGTACGGCCACATCGATAAGCTGCTGCGGATTCGATGCTACGACTTGGACCTCAAGGAGGTGCCCCAGAACCTCAAGAGCTCGGTAGAGGTGAGTAACGATCGAGGGGTCATCTACTGGGCCCCTCGTCACAGTTAGCCTCAATTGAGCTTAATTAAAGAATAAAGAAGTTGCCCACAAACATAAATTTATCCATTACACCGACATGGTCGATGTGTTTGGGAACCCTACCCATGCCATTCACAACTCTCTACTGAAACTAAATGATCTGACAATTCGCTGACTGTTTTTGCAGGTTCTGGATCTATCGCACAATCGCATCAGGAAGCTGAAAACTAGCTCGTTTCAGCGATACACGGACATTAAGTTTCTGATGCTCTATGATAACATGATCCTATCGGTGGAGGTGGGAACCTTCGAGCCACTTACCTCGCTCCAGGTAACAACGACATCTAATTAATCAACGAGTGTGtcattaattaatttcttaATCGACATTCCCAGGAAATTGATCTTTCGAATAATGGACTGACAACGATACCGCTGGAGTTGTTCCAGCTGCCGCGACTGAGAAACCTCTATATCGACAGCAACGAGCTGACATCGCTCAACCTCCAGGCACTGGAGAAGCCCATCCGTGCTCCACTGGAGTACCTGAACGTGGCAGGTTGCGAGCTGCAGGAGTTACCCGACCTGGGAATACTACCAAGTAAGCAGAGATATGTAGAGATATGAATCTATCTAATACTGATCAATTCTCTTCAGAGCTCTGGCAACTGAATGCCTCAATGAATCCGTTGCAGAACTTCAGGATCGACAGCCTGGCGAATATGTGCCACCTGCAGGTCATCGATCTGACCAAGTCGCAGCTGAGCCAGTGTGGCTGCCAGCAGGTCACCAACCATCTCATGATGCTCGGCGCCAGTCCGAAGTTCGTGCCAGTTTGCTTGGGTGAGTAGCGATGGCGATGGAGGCGATGCAGTCGGAGCAGCTGCTTATTTTTGGCACATGACCAATTTGCAATTCCATTTTCAGAGGCGCTCGACATCCGCGAGTGCCCACTGCCCTACAATCGAACGATCCATTCGCCAACATTCGCCAGTTGCCAGACGACACTGCAGTTTGCCGAAACGCGCAGCTTCTGGCTCTTTGGAGCTGGCTGCTTTGGCGGAGTTTGTTTTGTGCTTTTACGTGAGTTAATAATTAGTTATATTCGACATAAGTAAATACATTTCCCACCTCCCACAGTTGTCATCTTCTGCGTGATACACTGCAGGAGAAAACGAGCCCAGCGACGAAAGAGGAATGCCCAGAAGCGCAAGCCGTTTGTGATCTCGCCCAGAAACGCCATCAACAACCGTCAGCCGGAGGACGAGCCTCTGCACTGTGATACTGCCCGAAAATAGCACATTAGTTAGTTAATTAGTTGCTTAGTAAGTTAGCTTAGTCAGCCTTAGGGGCCAGTTATTTATTACCTACCATTTATGCCTTAGTTTAGCCTTAGGACAACCGTCTACCTAGCAAACTGCCTTGAATCCTGTACCAAAAATCACACAAAATCaccaaaaactaaaaacagcGCCATCAAAGAATATTGCCTTGCTCAAAAGCCATCGCctatttatttggttttatatGTAACATAGATTTAAGTCTGCAATGGAGTGGATTTTTTATAACGAATGACAATAAAACATTGATTTAAAGAAGAAATCTGTATTGAGCTGGTATCTAGACTTGGATATTCAGTTTCTTAACAACACTACAATATTTATCAAATAGGAAATAATTTTAGAGAGTTACATTATTTGAATATAtctaaaattttttatttcactttaatttcaaaattgcactaaatcaatttaaagtgCATCAGCCTAAAAGTAGGCAAGCTATTTTGCAACCGACATGGTTGGGAAGTTTTTTCATCGCAGCCAACAAGTATGCAATGGTTTAACCGGCTTGGTGCCTTCAGTTCCATGTTCAATCGACAATTCGTTTTGATTGAATTACCAAATTGCTAATGAAAAAATCTTATTAATTCGATTTTAATTTAtctattaattttgttttttatttggctttttCTTGACATTTTGTTCGGTCTGCGTTCTCTTAAAATGCTTTCGCAATTTGTTGTCGCTCTTTGGCTCTTTCTTTCACACCTTTTTTATCGCGCTCTCTCTGCGCCTCTCTCTCTTACGTTTATAGCCGGCGAGTAAAGAAGAAGCATAAATAGAAATGAAATATAAGTAAGCGGAATGCAAAATACTTTTTCTTTGGCGCCTtcctccacacacacacattcgcatTCGTATGTGAAACCAGAAAGAACGATATAGTATTCACAATGCACCTGTATATCGACTATGAAGTACCCTGTACCTATGTTGGTTTTAACATATGCATGCCTAATATGTTTCCTTTTTAAAGGCGTGAGCGAGGATGtggtaaattaatttaattgcattttcaaattgttttaaaaagaCATTTGGCTtcctatttatttattttttttttcacatatgattTTACCCAACTAGCTCTCGTGAACTGTATACCCTGCATCGTTCACATATAGAGGGTATAATAAATCTCCCACCGGCTTTTCTTGTGGTGGCCATCGACGTCGACTGCGCTGCCGGTGGCTCTGCATTGGCATTTAGGCATTTATGCCCACGGCAGTCGAACAGCCGCTTCAGATTCTCGTCATCGCTCGTGGAAGGCACATCGCAAACGCCGCTCTCGTTCTCGAATTTAGTGTGAAAGCTCAGCCGCCCACCGCCCGCCGGAAAAGTCTCGCGAGTGTCCCGAAAAATCGAGTTAACCCCCCAAAAAATCTATCAAATAAAATCCTAACAAAATGAGCAGTAAGTTGGGTCACATCCAAATCCAGAGCaagcaaaaaagaaaagcaagaaaataaaagtaaaagagagtgtgtgtgtgtatgcatGGCTAAAGCTGGAAACTGAGAAACTGAAAAGTCGGTAGAAAACAGCCTGCCCTAAGTTAAAGCTCCTTTGGCGTTTCCTGCTAATCAATCAACCAACAAATCGCCATTCCTTCCATTTCGTAACACTCGCTTCAGGTTGGAGTTATGCAAAATCCGAATTCGATTTGAATGCAAAATCAGGAGCTGAATCGAAATCATAGCGATAATCGCACtactataatatatataattataaatcgAGCATAGAGCGCGCGCGATGTTGGTGTGGCTACGACCTTTACTGACCTTCACTAGCGTACGGCTCTGCCCACGGCCCCCCCGCctcatcaccatcaccacccCCTGTTTCGTCGCTCTCTCCCTTCGCTCTCAGTTTCTCTCTATTTTGAAACACTAACGTGCaggaaaacatttcaaaaatgcGAACATTGCACTGGAAACCAAACCGCTGCCAGTCAGTCGTCTGGCATAATTGTTTGTTTATGAAAAGTTTGTGCACAAAATCGCTGATAACGTGAAGCTCACATAACCTTCAAgaagagagagcgagagagataGATGGGGAGAGAGATAGCTTACAGTTATGTTGATTCCGTTTTGTTGTGATTCCATTACATCGAATTCTGCGCTTTGTACCTGTCGCAATGCTGGGTGGTGACCCAGTAATCCCACGTAGCGCCATTAGCCGCCTTATCATCCATCCGCTTTATCAGCAATGCGATTATTTCCGCATCTGCAGCCCATTGAGATTAGCGGCCCATTAAGGGATGCACTTCGCCTTGGCATTTTTCACACGCATTCGCTGACGTCCGGCGATCTTGTTTGAAGCAATAGCCATAACCATATATTCATAGCTACAAAATAATATTCACAATCTATATGTGGCACACCCCATGGATGTGTGATTCTATTTATAAGTTGGGAATTATGGCTGGCGACAGGCGCTAAcaagttttcgaaaataatattatgtaTACTTGCCtttcgaaaagttttccaCGCCCGAGAACATTCTTTTGTGTCGCATCGCCCACTAGTAAAGTGTGTGATCTCTTACATTTTTCTCTTTCCTTGGAAATGCCATTAAATCTGCACGGATTTATGCCCGCATTAATCATCAACCTACGAACGGCCACAGCAGCTGCCTTCAATTTTCTAGCCCGCAGGGATCTCCAGCATCTCGCGTTTCGGTCacccatccacatccacagaCACATCCATGAATCCATGGTGATTCAATTTTCTAAAATTGCTGCGTCGCCTGTACCTAAGCTATCCAATGCATCGCCTACCAACCAGCAGATACAATCTCATTTCATTTTACTTCGCCGGCGCTATTTTTAGTGGCCTGCTCTTTCGGATACAGCATCGGCATCCACAAGATACACACGCCGCCTGCTGAGGTTTCCCGCAGAACTCGTTCCGCGCCTTGCACTCGCCAATTTGTGCGTTGGTGTCGCCGGCGATCCTCGACTCGACTTCCTCCCAAGACCACTCCCTTCATCACATACATACCATTATGCACTTCCAGCGTACAGGCCAACATGGATAACTCGAACTCTATGCTAGGCATTAACATATAGATGGTGCTATTTGGTATATTATAAGCTACTTAAGCACTCAGGATAACCTACTAACTATATAGAATTAGCAATAGAGTTATTTGTCTGAGCTAGCCAGGCTTGACTGTACTTAATTTCTTGTGCGCCGGCTGCAAATTATGCGATGCTTTAATGGGGACCCTGACAAACGGGTTTCAGCGAGGGAACGGATGCCTCCCTCAAGGTCTTGGCTGCCCATTCATCTAATTGGTGACCCCATTCATGCTGGTGTCTGGCGTTAATCTGATCTGGGCCTCATCACGCCTGAACGGGAATTTGTTCAGTCACTTGACCCAGACCCAAAAGCTCAACCCCCGACCTTTTTTCGCCAATTGCTTTGTCAGGGCGCTTTATCGGCTTTATTGTGCTACGGCCATACGCAATTGATAAAAGCGGGTAGTTGAAATCAGAGCGCAAACTCTGCTCAGCGAAGAGAGCGCATAAGAGAGAGTTAAAGGGAGAGCATTTCTCCGAAGAGAGTTCTCTCTCCCTACACTGTCAAAAAGCTAAGGAATTTTCCCACAATTAGCTGTCACATAAATTGCTAATTTACctatttttaagtttacgTCCTAAGCATATGTTTAAGTGAAATGTCGCGACGCATTCATTTTGACAATTTCAACAGTTGTTgaaattttgtatatttagaCCGAGtgttgtttatttaattttgtttaaatcGCCAAATTTATGACGATTGCCGAAAATTCCTTTTCACCGTTCTGCCACATaagttttattgttttgtgaAATTTTTTGTCATTTTTCGCACACACATCCGGTAAGTCAGAAGTTATTAAGATTCATTTTAGTTTTGCCGAAAgtaaatgatttcatttttattttaggcCCAACGAATCATttcacaagcacacacacacgcaaatagAAAAGAAAGCATCTGTGTATCTTtcacccgcacacacacacaccaatgCAAATACAAGACccagtcacacacacacatacacgcacaTTAATGAATCCGGCGGAGGATAAAGATCGTCCTGATCTCAGTCCAAATCAAGATCAAGATCAAGATTAGGATCAAGTTCAGCCTAGCGAATGCATTTGAATGCCGCTGATTAGCTCGCTGTGCAGCAGTTACCATCAGAAtgcgcatccgcatccgcaaaTGTGTCCACATCCGTATCCGCATCCGTATCTGACTGCGAGAAGGTAGTTGTTGTTATCCACCTACTTGTTGTATCCTACGCTTCACAGTTCCTTTTCAGTTCGCTTctctaaaaccaaacaaccAACAAAACCAAGCCCATGTAAACAGAACTCTAATCTGACACTTAACCCGACTAAAGTTAGCACAACGAAATGTATTAAGaatataacatatatatacacacttgtatatatatccatctatctatctttaTCGATTTGTAGCATTAATACCCGAATAATAATGTTCTAAATTCCATTTACTTGTCAATAAtcaaaattggaaataaaaaataattcgTACGTCTTCTCTATCTTTAACTctaatgaatttttaattatctAAACAGCAAGTCTGCATggtttaataatttataaatacgAGAATTTCTTCGGAATTCACTTGTAAATTGTGTACCATACGGATTCTAGAACTAATTCCCCATCTCGAGTGAGAAATCTGCaccgaaacaaaaaaaaactatcaAACTCATAATCGCCTCATAAACGTGTATATAGATACATTCATATGTATATCCTAGCCAGCGCCATGAATAATTATCTACAGCTTTTGCCCAACTAAATGCCAACTACGCAAAATTCTAATTGCCCGTTCGGACGCGCCTGAAATATGCTCAGCTCGATTTTGCCAATTCTTTATGGatctatattttattttttttttgcaattttatcCGCGCTAACAAAGCAAATGAATTTTGGTTGCATGTGGGCGATGCTGACGCAGTTGGAGATCTGCACACACCACTTGaacatatatacaaacatatCTATATCTGTTCTATTTTGAATGGGGAACCCGAACAATcgcttgtttatttataatcCGTAACGTTTTTTGCCGAATCCGAAACTAATAAATACGGCCAACTGCTGCAGTGAAACGTGCAGTGCAACAGTATCTTTTTGTGTTGTAACCCAATTTGTATCTCTGACTTTAGCTGTATATCTCATATCTCGCAGCTACATATCGATAGCGTTTAATTTGCAATCGTATCTACATCTCTCGTTTCGAATAGAGTTCGCTTGGGTGACGCTGACGACAAATGACACGTACTCACTGGGTGCCTTGGTCTTGGCCCACTCACTGAAAAGGGCCAAGACCGCCCACCAGCTGGCCGTTCTGGTCACGCCCAATGTCTCGCAGGCGATGCGCGACCGACTGAAGGAGGTCTACAACGTGGTGCAGGAGGTCAATGTGCTCGACTCACAGGATGCCGCCAATCTGGCGCTCCTCTCCCGCCCCGAACTGGGCGTGACCTTCACAAAGCTCCACTGCTGGCGCCTCGTTCAGTTCGAGAAGTGCGTCTTCCTGGATGCGGACACACTGGTAAGATGTGAAGTATTCCAAGGGCACAACTTGTACTTGTGGGCTAACAAAGACTTAACTAACTTGATTCCGTAGGTCTTGCAAAACTGCGACGAGCTGTTCGAGCGCGAGGAACTGTCGGCTGCTCCGGATGTCAGCTGGCCGGATTGCTTCAACTCCGGCGTGTTTGTGTTCAAACCTAGCGTGGACACCTTTGCCCAGATCACAGAGTTCGCCGTGAAGAATGGCAGTTTCGATGGCGGTGACCAGGGTCTGCTGAACCAGTTCTTCGCCGACTGGTCGACGGCGGACATCAAGAAGCATTTGCCATTTGTGTACAATGTGACGGCCTATGCCTCGTACTGTTATCTGCCCGCCTTCAAACAGTAAGTTCGCTATCTCTGTGGAATGGAAGAGCGGTTTGTAATGGCATTTGGTTGCTTGCAGGTTCAGAGATAAGATTAAGATTTTGCATTTCGCCGGCAAGCTGAAGCCCTGGCTGATTCAGTTCAATTCGGAGACAAAGGTGGCCAGCGTTTCGTCGGAGTATGCCCATGCCCAGGATCTGATTCAGCTGTGGTGGAACATCTTCTGCGAGAATGTCATCCAGTCCCTGTCCACCGAAATGGTAAGTGCTATTTATGCAATGGATAACGCACATCTTGGAGATTTCCAGCGTTACTTGGTGCCCCAAAATGATCTTATGTCTTCCCTTGTTTTTGAACGCCAGACTGAAGCTAACCCAAGATTTTTACTGTCTAACCCAATGTATTTGCTCCGAAACTCAAAAACAAAACCCCTGCTTCGTTTTCTAACACGCTAATCGCAAGCAAACGCCAGGAAATGTGGCTAGTGATCGACCCGCGGGAGAATTGGCCCAAGGGTCCACTTCAGAGGTAAGCAGATCTTCAATTGCCGAATCGCACATATCGCACCAGATCTGTAGATACCTTGAGCACACCCCTGTGTAAATATCTTAATTATAACTCAAATATTTatctatttatttatctaTCGATTCACCCATCTTTCTGTGCGCCAAGTAAATAACCCAAGCAAACAAACTCAGAGTTTCGATCTATTTGCCATTTGTTTCTTGCCGATAGCTGACCTCGATATCGTTTCATTTCCCGCCTCTTTTCTATCAACTCGGTTTGAATactttgttttcgttttttttgtggtttgcAATTTTCTGTTGATTTTTCCTCGATTAGCAGCCGCGCCCCAGAGTAAcccattttcttttttgtatattttctttcacttttttgGCCCCATAGGCAGACCAATTCTCAATTTATTTCTTCTGTATTTTTTCTGTAATATTTGTCCAACTGTGTGTGTctctcgtgtgtgtgtgtgtgtgtgagtgctcgTCTTAGTGTTCACTTTCtttctgttttcttttcctttctaATTGCATCGATTTGGCAAAGAGCCAGGAAAATGTTTCGGTTTACGAAAGATGTTTAGATGAAAATGATTCAAATCAAGATGGTCGGTTGCGGGTGATGCCAAAAAAACTCAACTGAATCATTAGATATATCCCAtaacacaaacaaacacacacacacacaccagcacacATTCGTGGGGATCTCCTCTCTTGATACACACAAAGAAATTTTGATATATGATATAGTTGATCAATAAATTAGATCTTATTCCAAATTCAGTCAATTGAAGAGAAATAAATCctttatttttgatatttttaaattaattcaatttttcTGTGTGTACTTTTCACTTTCGCCCTTGTTTTGTTCGTGCCGTTGGtttctttatttttgcaaattgATTTACTTTTCATTTACTTTCTATTTTCCAAACTCCGCTCTCCTGTGTTGCGCATTCTGTAAATTATACTTTGCCATAAATAATTGTGGACTGCCGTATCGCATATAACTCTGTATATCTAACATTGTCTCAGTGCCTTTGCCTAAATATAATACGCACGCAAAGCGAATTCGCGGCGGACGAGCTGcatcagcggcagcagcatgagttctaccagcagcagcagctgcaccaCCACCTGTTGCATGTGTGCCAGTTCCGCGATCCTTGGGCAGATTACTATGAGAATCTGGAGaaggagctgcaggagcaggagcaacagcgccaccagcaccagcagcagcaccacaaTCCCAGCCAGAATCACAGCCAGGACAATGGGAATGCGGATGCAGCTGCGAATGGGAACGATAGCACgattgcaaatgcaaatgcaaacacAAATGCCACTGACTGGCATCATGACGATGCATGCCACCCAACTCCGCCGACGAGTCCTCCGCCCAAAGCCCAAAACCAAGTCCACAATGCCAATGCCACTGCCAATGCCGAAGACTTTTCATCCGTAGATGTGAATAGCAATGAGCTAAACATTTCACAGCCACCTGAACACGCCTCCTACTCCTCCGacacagccacgcccactgccacgccctcgctaacgcccacgcccacgccTCATCATTCCGTGCATAGTCAGACAGTAGAAAAAGCGACAAGCCACCAACAAGAACATGAAGTTGCAGCCACAACGCCGCCTGAGGTAAAGGCAATCAATCCAAACCCGGCCTGAGAactacacagaaaaaaaagtcCCTAACGTTTGGATGGGTTTTTCAAATCCAACATAGCCCCAAGCAAATGCtagattttattattttatggtTTTCCTCGCACCTCGTGCATAATGGACTTTATGCTTATACATTGAAATATCTGAATATTTAAAACCAAAGTGgcatttctttctgtgtaggAATCCCGATTCCCAACCAAATGCATTGGATAACGGTGTGCAAGTGTAAAAGTGCTAGTGCAAGTGATAGTGATAATG
This genomic interval from Drosophila mauritiana strain mau12 chromosome 2R, ASM438214v1, whole genome shotgun sequence contains the following:
- the LOC117137536 gene encoding leucine-rich repeat-containing protein 4B, with protein sequence MELHWQLLTFIVGLQLLHSAGFIIQSEVRKCTYGHIDKLLRIRCYDLDLKEVPQNLKSSVEVLDLSHNRIRKLKTSSFQRYTDIKFLMLYDNMILSVEVGTFEPLTSLQEIDLSNNGLTTIPLELFQLPRLRNLYIDSNELTSLNLQALEKPIRAPLEYLNVAGCELQELPDLGILPKLWQLNASMNPLQNFRIDSLANMCHLQVIDLTKSQLSQCGCQQVTNHLMMLGASPKFVPVCLEALDIRECPLPYNRTIHSPTFASCQTTLQFAETRSFWLFGAGCFGGVCFVLLLVIFCVIHCRRKRAQRRKRNAQKRKPFVISPRNAINNRQPEDEPLHCDTARK
- the LOC117135480 gene encoding glycogenin-1 isoform X4, whose protein sequence is MSKFAWVTLTTNDTYSLGALVLAHSLKRAKTAHQLAVLVTPNVSQAMRDRLKEVYNVVQEVNVLDSQDAANLALLSRPELGVTFTKLHCWRLVQFEKCVFLDADTLVLQNCDELFEREELSAAPDVSWPDCFNSGVFVFKPSVDTFAQITEFAVKNGSFDGGDQGLLNQFFADWSTADIKKHLPFVYNVTAYASYCYLPAFKQFRDKIKILHFAGKLKPWLIQFNSETKVASVSSEYAHAQDLIQLWWNIFCENVIQSLSTEMAGLAGALSQLRIGQQRTPEQEAYENQMRRQCWESGQIDYSGADSFENIWKKISQTLERKTEKESEETGSS
- the LOC117135480 gene encoding glycogenin-1 isoform X3 translates to MSKFAWVTLTTNDTYSLGALVLAHSLKRAKTAHQLAVLVTPNVSQAMRDRLKEVYNVVQEVNVLDSQDAANLALLSRPELGVTFTKLHCWRLVQFEKCVFLDADTLVLQNCDELFEREELSAAPDVSWPDCFNSGVFVFKPSVDTFAQITEFAVKNGSFDGGDQGLLNQFFADWSTADIKKHLPFVYNVTAYASYCYLPAFKQFRDKIKILHFAGKLKPWLIQFNSETKVASVSSEYAHAQDLIQLWWNIFCENVIQSLSTEMQTPGNVASDRPAGELAQGSTSEAGLAGALSQLRIGQQRTPEQEAYENQMRRQCWESGQIDYSGADSFENIWKKISQTLERKTEKESEETGSS
- the LOC117135480 gene encoding glycogenin-1 isoform X1, translating into MSKFAWVTLTTNDTYSLGALVLAHSLKRAKTAHQLAVLVTPNVSQAMRDRLKEVYNVVQEVNVLDSQDAANLALLSRPELGVTFTKLHCWRLVQFEKCVFLDADTLVLQNCDELFEREELSAAPDVSWPDCFNSGVFVFKPSVDTFAQITEFAVKNGSFDGGDQGLLNQFFADWSTADIKKHLPFVYNVTAYASYCYLPAFKQFRDKIKILHFAGKLKPWLIQFNSETKVASVSSEYAHAQDLIQLWWNIFCENVIQSLSTEMQTPGNVASDRPAGELAQGSTSECLCLNIIRTQSEFAADELHQRQQHEFYQQQQLHHHLLHVCQFRDPWADYYENLEKELQEQEQQRHQHQQQHHNPSQNHSQDNGNADAAANGNDSTIANANANTNATDWHHDDACHPTPPTSPPPKAQNQVHNANATANAEDFSSVDVNSNELNISQPPEHASYSSDTATPTATPSLTPTPTPHHSVHSQTVEKATSHQQEHEVAATTPPEAGLAGALSQLRIGQQRTPEQEAYENQMRRQCWESGQIDYSGADSFENIWKKISQTLERKTEKESEETGSS
- the LOC117135480 gene encoding glycogenin-1 isoform X2, translating into MSKFAWVTLTTNDTYSLGALVLAHSLKRAKTAHQLAVLVTPNVSQAMRDRLKEVYNVVQEVNVLDSQDAANLALLSRPELGVTFTKLHCWRLVQFEKCVFLDADTLVLQNCDELFEREELSAAPDVSWPDCFNSGVFVFKPSVDTFAQITEFAVKNGSFDGGDQGLLNQFFADWSTADIKKHLPFVYNVTAYASYCYLPAFKQFRDKIKILHFAGKLKPWLIQFNSETKVASVSSEYAHAQDLIQLWWNIFCENVIQSLSTEMCLCLNIIRTQSEFAADELHQRQQHEFYQQQQLHHHLLHVCQFRDPWADYYENLEKELQEQEQQRHQHQQQHHNPSQNHSQDNGNADAAANGNDSTIANANANTNATDWHHDDACHPTPPTSPPPKAQNQVHNANATANAEDFSSVDVNSNELNISQPPEHASYSSDTATPTATPSLTPTPTPHHSVHSQTVEKATSHQQEHEVAATTPPEAGLAGALSQLRIGQQRTPEQEAYENQMRRQCWESGQIDYSGADSFENIWKKISQTLERKTEKESEETGSS